Proteins from a genomic interval of Sparus aurata chromosome 21, fSpaAur1.1, whole genome shotgun sequence:
- the LOC115572634 gene encoding natural killer cell receptor 2B4-like isoform X1, with translation MGPISLVCTVYLAYLLQGSSAVTPVFVQKGDDVMLNLTEADDLEKRLVFWNFNNKTSTNDSLIVNWLPGSKPEVSSGYEERIEFTVKKYCVKLKNLQQTDSGVYTARVMRASNFETRVEYKVTVQDPVSPVKLTVDSVSSSSDSCNLTVTCSTQDSHINSTFTCDTKTCSQEGGERSEVTTSGASLRVHLVNDSVTCNHSNQVSWTNDMEKAKKLCIQYADLEALSNNFVAVFAPITIFLLFLIVAAIFCLRKRRKPKTESIDNTVYAVPEVKAAAQPLDPTSDSSSLPSTIYSVLEPHTGPMRSTEARTNTLPESLYASVEKPPRS, from the exons ATGGGACCTATTTCACTTGTATGCACTGTTTATCTAGCATATTTGTTGCAAG GGTCCAGTGCTGTGActcctgtgtttgtgcagaAGGGAGACGATGTGATGCTGAATCTCACAGAAGCTGATGATCTGGAGAAGAGACTGGTTTTTTGGAATTTCAATAATAAAACTAGTACAAATGATTCACTCATAGTCAATTGGCTTCCTGGTTCTAAACCAGAAGTCTCTTCAGGTTATGAAGAAAggattgagtttactgtgaagaaatactgtgtgaaactgaagaatctacaacagacagacagtggagTTTATACTGCACGAGTGATGAGGGCCAGTAATTTTGAAACAAGAGTTGAATACAAAGTCACAGTTCAAG ATCCAGTGTCTCCAGTTAAGCTGACAGTGGACTCTGTGTCCAGCAGCTCAGACTCCTGTAACCTCACTGTGACCTGCAGCACACAGGACTCTCACATCAACAGCACTTTTACATGTGACACCAAAAcctgcagtcaggagggaggagagagatcagaggTCACAACCTCTGGTGCTTCTCTCAGAGTCCACCTGGTGAACGACTCAGTCACCTGTAACCATAGCAACCAGGTCAGCTGGACCAATGACATGGAAAAGGCAAAAAAGCTTTGCATCCAATATGCTG ATCTTGAAGCCCTCAGTAACAACTTCGTTGCCGTGTTTGCTCCCATCACAATTTTCTTGCTCTTCTTAATTGTGGCAGCCATTTTTTGTCTCCGAAAGAGAAGAAAAC CAAAAACTGAGAGCATCGACAACACAGTGTATGCAGTTCCTgag GTCAAAGCAGCAGCCCAACCTCTGGATCCAACAAGTGATTCTTCTTCTCTACCATCCACCATCTACAGCGTGTTGGAGCCTCACACTGGACCCATGAGATCCACTGAGGCTAGAACCAACACTCTGCCAGAGAGCCTCTATGCTTCCGTAGAAAAGCCTCCTAGATCCTGA
- the LOC115572634 gene encoding CD48 antigen-like isoform X2, with protein sequence MGPISLVCTVYLAYLLQGSSAVTPVFVQKGDDVMLNLTEADDLEKRLVFWNFNNKTSTNDSLIVNWLPGSKPEVSSGYEERIEFTVKKYCVKLKNLQQTDSGVYTARVMRASNFETRVEYKVTVQDPVSPVKLTVDSVSSSSDSCNLTVTCSTQDSHINSTFTCDTKTCSQEGGERSEVTTSGASLRVHLVNDSVTCNHSNQVSWTNDMEKAKKLCIQYADLEALSNNFVAVFAPITIFLLFLIVAAIFCLRKRRKRQSSSPTSGSNK encoded by the exons ATGGGACCTATTTCACTTGTATGCACTGTTTATCTAGCATATTTGTTGCAAG GGTCCAGTGCTGTGActcctgtgtttgtgcagaAGGGAGACGATGTGATGCTGAATCTCACAGAAGCTGATGATCTGGAGAAGAGACTGGTTTTTTGGAATTTCAATAATAAAACTAGTACAAATGATTCACTCATAGTCAATTGGCTTCCTGGTTCTAAACCAGAAGTCTCTTCAGGTTATGAAGAAAggattgagtttactgtgaagaaatactgtgtgaaactgaagaatctacaacagacagacagtggagTTTATACTGCACGAGTGATGAGGGCCAGTAATTTTGAAACAAGAGTTGAATACAAAGTCACAGTTCAAG ATCCAGTGTCTCCAGTTAAGCTGACAGTGGACTCTGTGTCCAGCAGCTCAGACTCCTGTAACCTCACTGTGACCTGCAGCACACAGGACTCTCACATCAACAGCACTTTTACATGTGACACCAAAAcctgcagtcaggagggaggagagagatcagaggTCACAACCTCTGGTGCTTCTCTCAGAGTCCACCTGGTGAACGACTCAGTCACCTGTAACCATAGCAACCAGGTCAGCTGGACCAATGACATGGAAAAGGCAAAAAAGCTTTGCATCCAATATGCTG ATCTTGAAGCCCTCAGTAACAACTTCGTTGCCGTGTTTGCTCCCATCACAATTTTCTTGCTCTTCTTAATTGTGGCAGCCATTTTTTGTCTCCGAAAGAGAAGAAAAC GTCAAAGCAGCAGCCCAACCTCTGGATCCAACAAGTGA
- the LOC115572637 gene encoding uncharacterized protein LOC115572637, whose translation MTPVVLLFAVSLLQSCETQGTSSGTPVFEQTGKDLLLHVKERVEMKKGSDFKWKVNGSTNIVKFFAKNDPIINDDYEGRVEFSVQNYILCLKNVQKADSGRYTATVSGNKDQVVADYKVTVLDPVSPVNLTVKSNSSDCNFTVTCSTLDSLISSTFLCHNKTCSQEGVNRSEVTPYPSMNVYLKQGFIICNHSNKVSWEHMQLKNNHHCEQPSVPNRAIPIVIGSGAAGLGIVLVIISVCILRYYNKKSIGKTIYEVPQDVNPAQSQYEDPRDKDSGSSPTSTYCLVKFHTGPVETLQKHLSARDHLCSG comes from the exons ATGACGCCCGTGGTGCTGCTCTTTGCTGTGTCTCTGCTGCAATCATGTGAAACACAAG GTACCAGCTCTGGGACTCCTGTGTTTGAGCAGACAGGAAAGGATTTACTTCTGCATGTCAAGGAACGTGTTGAGATGAAAAAAGGCAGTGATTTTAAATGGAAAGTCAATGGCAGTACAAATATTGTAAAATTCTTTGCTAAAAATGATCCAATTATTAATGATGATTACGAGGGAAGAGTTGAATTTTCTgtacaaaattacattttatgctTGAAGAATGTACAAAAGGCCGACAGTGGACGTTACACTGCAACTGTGAGTGGTAATAAAGACCAAGTTGTAGCTGATTACAAGGTCACAGTTCTGG ATCCAGTGTCTCCAGTTAATCTGACAGTGAAGTCCAACAGCTCAGACTGTAACTTCACTGTGACCTGCAGCACACTGGACTCGCTCATCAGCAGCACTTTTCTGTGTCACAACAAAAcctgcagtcaggagggagTAAACAGATCAGAGGTCACACCTTATCCTTCTATGAACGTCTACCTGAAGCAAGGTTTCATCATCTGTAACCATAGCAACAAGGTCAGCTGGGAACACATGCAGCTGAAGAATAACCATCACTGTGAGCAACCTTCGG TTCCTAATCGAGCCATCCCGATTGTGATTGGCAGTGGAGCAGCTGGCCTTGGGATTGTCCTTGTGATCATCTCCGTCTGCATTTTGAGATATT ATAATAAAAAGAGCATCGGAAAAACAATATATGAAGTTCCTCAG gaCGTCAATCCAGCACAAAGTCAGTATGAGGATCCTAGAGACAAGGATTCAGGTTCTTCTCCAACTTCCACCTACTGCCTGGTGAAGTTTCACACAGGACCGGTGGAAACCCTCCAGAAACACCTCTCAGCCAGAGACCATTTATGCTCAGGTTAA